A DNA window from Haloactinospora alba contains the following coding sequences:
- the leuA gene encoding 2-isopropylmalate synthase: MTPEQQPSGMPHTRYRPFPAVDLPDRTWPSATITQAPRWLSTDLRDGNQALIEPMGPERKREMFDLLVRMGYKEIEVGFPAASQTDFDFVRSLINEDRIPADVHISVLTQAREDLIERTVQSLVGARRCTVHLYNATAPEFRRVVFGVDREQCKAIAVDGTRHARRFIETYLGDSEYVGYEYSPEIFIDTELDFALEVCEEVMDVWQPGPGREIILNLPATVERSTPNVHADQMEWMSRNLSRREYVCLSAHPHNDRGTSVAAAELAVMAGADRVEGCLFGTGERTGNVDLVTLGMNLFSQGVDPKIDFSDIDEVRRVVEHCTQLPVGPRHPYGGDLVYTAFSGSHQDAIKKGLEARERDAEAAGVRSEEYSWQVPYLPIDPTDVGRNYEAVIRVNSQSGKGGVSYILYRDHALDLPRRLQIDFSHKIQEYTDSEGGEFTGERLWEIFSSTYLDDSGPLAVLAHRSQTPEEGGYRISADVRVHGEVREITGTGQGPLSAFCEALTDVDIKVRVVDYVEHSLSEGTDARAAAYVEADIDGETVWGVGMNHNITTASLQAVCSAVNQAHRDGVQ, encoded by the coding sequence ATGACACCCGAGCAGCAGCCCAGCGGTATGCCCCACACCCGCTACCGCCCCTTCCCGGCAGTCGATCTGCCCGACCGCACCTGGCCGTCGGCGACCATCACGCAGGCACCGCGCTGGTTGTCCACGGACCTGCGCGACGGGAACCAGGCGCTGATCGAACCGATGGGCCCCGAGCGCAAGCGGGAGATGTTCGACCTGCTGGTGCGTATGGGCTACAAGGAGATCGAGGTCGGGTTCCCCGCCGCCAGCCAGACCGACTTCGACTTCGTGCGGAGCCTGATCAACGAGGATCGTATCCCCGCTGACGTGCACATATCGGTGTTGACGCAGGCGCGGGAGGACCTGATCGAGCGCACGGTCCAGAGCCTGGTGGGCGCCCGCCGCTGTACCGTGCACCTGTACAACGCCACGGCTCCCGAGTTCCGCCGTGTGGTCTTCGGGGTCGACCGGGAGCAGTGCAAGGCCATCGCCGTGGACGGGACCCGGCACGCGCGACGGTTCATCGAGACCTACCTGGGTGATTCCGAGTACGTCGGTTACGAGTACTCCCCCGAGATCTTCATCGACACCGAGCTGGACTTCGCGCTCGAGGTGTGCGAGGAGGTCATGGATGTCTGGCAGCCCGGTCCCGGACGCGAGATCATCCTGAACCTCCCCGCCACCGTCGAGCGCTCCACCCCGAACGTGCACGCCGACCAGATGGAGTGGATGAGCCGCAACCTGAGCCGGCGGGAGTACGTCTGCCTGTCCGCCCACCCCCACAACGACCGCGGCACCAGTGTCGCGGCCGCCGAACTGGCGGTCATGGCCGGCGCGGACCGGGTGGAGGGGTGCCTGTTCGGAACCGGGGAACGTACCGGCAACGTCGACCTGGTGACCCTGGGAATGAACCTCTTCAGCCAGGGCGTCGACCCCAAGATCGACTTCTCCGACATCGACGAGGTCCGGCGCGTTGTCGAGCACTGCACCCAGCTCCCGGTGGGACCGCGCCACCCCTATGGGGGAGACCTCGTCTACACGGCCTTCTCCGGTTCGCACCAGGATGCCATCAAGAAGGGGCTGGAAGCGCGGGAGCGGGACGCCGAGGCCGCTGGGGTGCGCTCCGAGGAGTACTCCTGGCAGGTGCCGTACCTGCCGATCGACCCCACGGACGTGGGCCGCAACTACGAGGCCGTGATCCGGGTCAACAGTCAGTCCGGTAAGGGCGGCGTCTCCTACATCCTGTACCGGGACCACGCGTTGGACCTGCCGCGCCGGCTGCAGATCGACTTCTCCCACAAGATCCAGGAGTACACGGACAGCGAGGGGGGAGAGTTCACCGGCGAGCGGTTGTGGGAGATCTTCTCCTCGACCTACCTGGACGACAGCGGCCCGTTGGCTGTGCTCGCCCACCGCTCCCAGACCCCGGAGGAGGGCGGCTACCGCATCAGCGCCGACGTCCGGGTGCACGGTGAGGTCCGCGAGATCACCGGTACGGGACAGGGGCCGCTCTCGGCGTTCTGCGAGGCGCTGACCGACGTGGACATCAAGGTCCGGGTGGTCGACTACGTCGAGCACTCTCTCAGTGAGGGCACCGACGCGCGCGCCGCCGCCTACGTCGAGGCCGACATCGACGGTGAGACCGTGTGGGGCGTGGGGATGAACCACAACATCACGACCGCTTCCCTGCAGGCTGTGTGCAGTGCGGTGAACCAGGCCCACCGGGACGGCGTCCAGTAA
- the recO gene encoding DNA repair protein RecO yields the protein MSLYRDEGVVLRTQKLGEADRIVTLLTRRNGLVRAVGKGVRRTKSRFGARLEPFSHVDAQLYTGRTLDVITQTETVRSYGEPIVADYARYTAATAMLETAQKILVVEKDPALRQFLLLIGALRTLGENSHDSRMVLDAYLLRSLAVAGYAPALHECASCGARAEQHAFAVQTGGMVCSVCRPSAVTYPAPETVRLMSALLSGDWPEADASAERHRDECSGIVAAYLQWHLENGIRSLRLVERS from the coding sequence GTGAGTCTTTACCGCGACGAGGGAGTCGTCCTCCGCACCCAGAAGCTGGGAGAAGCCGACCGGATCGTGACGTTGCTGACCCGGCGCAACGGTTTGGTGCGTGCGGTGGGAAAAGGGGTGCGCAGGACGAAGTCCCGCTTCGGCGCCCGGTTGGAGCCGTTCAGTCACGTGGACGCCCAGCTCTACACGGGCCGCACCCTGGATGTCATAACCCAGACCGAGACGGTTCGGTCCTACGGCGAACCCATCGTCGCGGACTACGCGCGTTACACCGCCGCGACAGCGATGCTGGAGACGGCGCAGAAGATCCTTGTTGTGGAGAAGGACCCCGCCCTGCGTCAGTTCCTGTTACTGATCGGGGCGCTGCGGACGTTGGGGGAGAACAGTCACGACTCCCGGATGGTGCTGGACGCCTACCTGTTGCGTTCGCTCGCGGTCGCCGGTTACGCGCCGGCGTTGCACGAGTGCGCCAGTTGCGGGGCCCGGGCGGAACAGCACGCGTTCGCCGTCCAGACAGGGGGTATGGTCTGCTCGGTCTGTCGGCCCTCCGCGGTGACGTACCCGGCGCCGGAGACGGTCCGGCTGATGTCGGCGCTGCTCAGCGGGGACTGGCCGGAGGCCGACGCCAGCGCGGAACGCCACCGTGACGAGTGCAGCGGGATCGTCGCCGCGTACCTACAGTGGCACCTGGAAAACGGAATCCGATCATTGCGCCTTGTGGAGCGTTCGTGA
- a CDS encoding isoprenyl transferase gives MSLFNPSSSSRSEYRPPERHPSGVRPPKLPPELVPRHVALVMDGNGRWAKERGQPRTEGHKAGEGALFDVVQGALELGISNLSAYAFSTENWKRSPEEVRFLMGFNRDVIRRRRDELNAMGVRVRWAGRPGRLWKSVISELEEAEEMTAGNTALTLQFCVNYGGRAEITQAAASLARRAAEGTINPNKITEEALAAQLDEPDIPDVDLFVRSSGEQRFSNFLLWQSAYAEFVFLDTLWPDFDRRHLWHACEIFASRDRRYGGAAPNPVEPEPSGGTAEG, from the coding sequence GTGAGCCTGTTCAACCCGTCGTCCTCCTCGCGAAGCGAGTACCGGCCCCCCGAGCGGCACCCCAGCGGTGTGCGACCCCCGAAACTCCCTCCGGAACTGGTTCCGCGCCATGTCGCTCTCGTCATGGACGGCAACGGCCGGTGGGCCAAGGAACGGGGTCAGCCGCGCACCGAGGGGCACAAAGCCGGTGAGGGAGCGCTCTTCGACGTCGTCCAGGGTGCGTTGGAGCTGGGGATCAGCAACCTCTCCGCCTACGCCTTCTCCACGGAGAACTGGAAGCGTTCCCCCGAGGAGGTGCGGTTCCTCATGGGGTTCAACCGGGACGTGATCCGGCGGCGTCGCGACGAGCTCAATGCCATGGGGGTGCGAGTCCGCTGGGCGGGCCGTCCCGGGCGGCTCTGGAAGAGTGTCATCTCCGAGCTCGAGGAAGCGGAGGAGATGACGGCGGGAAACACGGCCCTGACCCTGCAGTTCTGTGTCAACTACGGCGGGCGTGCCGAGATCACCCAGGCTGCGGCGTCGTTGGCGCGCCGGGCGGCCGAGGGAACGATCAACCCCAACAAGATCACCGAAGAGGCGCTCGCGGCGCAATTGGATGAGCCGGATATTCCCGATGTGGATCTTTTCGTGCGTTCTTCCGGTGAGCAGCGCTTCTCCAACTTCCTCCTGTGGCAGTCGGCCTATGCCGAGTTCGTCTTTCTGGACACGCTCTGGCCCGATTTCGACCGCAGACACCTGTGGCACGCGTGCGAGATCTTCGCCAGCCGGGACCGGAGGTACGGAGGAGCGGCGCCGAACCCGGTGGAGCCCGAGCCCTCCGGGGGAACGGCGGAAGGGTGA
- a CDS encoding SGNH/GDSL hydrolase family protein, with translation MSGFDIRQDTLSYVAVGDSFTEGLDDPYPDSGTTARGHYRGWADRLAHHLTDHVSEVRYANLAVRGKLIRQIVADQVPQAVELRPDLVSICAGGNDIIRPGTDPDTVARLFADAVRRLRATGATVLIYTGVDTGFQPVMRRLRGKIATYNMHVRGIADTYECPVVDLWNMDVLRDHRAWSWDRLHLSAEGHRRLALRTCEVLGVPVQDDWNAPWPEEEPKPWRSARQEDLYWAREFLVPWIGRRLTGRSSGDGLGPKRPELERLR, from the coding sequence ATGAGCGGCTTTGACATCCGTCAGGACACACTTTCCTACGTCGCCGTCGGCGACAGTTTCACCGAGGGGCTGGACGACCCCTACCCGGACAGCGGCACCACTGCCCGTGGGCACTACCGCGGCTGGGCTGACCGGCTCGCCCACCACCTCACCGACCACGTGTCCGAGGTGCGCTACGCGAACCTCGCGGTGCGCGGCAAGCTCATCCGGCAGATCGTCGCCGACCAGGTCCCGCAGGCGGTGGAGCTACGTCCCGACCTGGTCAGTATCTGCGCGGGGGGAAACGACATCATCCGCCCCGGCACGGACCCGGACACGGTCGCCCGCCTGTTCGCCGACGCCGTCCGCCGCCTGCGCGCCACCGGGGCGACCGTCCTGATATACACCGGGGTCGACACCGGCTTCCAGCCGGTGATGCGCCGCCTGCGTGGGAAGATCGCCACCTACAACATGCACGTACGGGGGATCGCCGACACCTACGAGTGCCCCGTGGTCGACCTGTGGAACATGGACGTCCTCCGCGACCACCGTGCCTGGAGCTGGGACCGGCTGCACCTGTCCGCGGAGGGGCACCGCCGGCTGGCACTGCGTACGTGCGAGGTACTGGGTGTGCCGGTGCAGGACGACTGGAACGCGCCCTGGCCGGAGGAGGAGCCGAAACCCTGGCGAAGTGCCCGGCAGGAGGACCTGTACTGGGCCAGGGAGTTCCTGGTGCCCTGGATCGGGCGCAGGCTCACGGGGCGTTCCTCCGGGGACGGCCTGGGACCCAAACGCCCCGAGCTGGAACGGCTGCGGTGA
- a CDS encoding Fur family transcriptional regulator: MSTRRDTVRRALNDSTGFRSAQDLYADLRGAGSKIGLTTVYRALQALSDSGEIDVLRTDDGEAVYRACATEAHHHHLVCRKCSTAIEVEGPTVEAWAANVGAQHGFSDVTHTLEVFGTCAECVAGDN, encoded by the coding sequence GTGAGCACACGACGCGACACTGTACGCAGGGCGCTGAACGACAGTACGGGCTTCCGCAGTGCCCAGGACCTGTACGCCGACCTGCGCGGCGCCGGGTCCAAGATCGGGCTGACGACGGTCTACCGGGCGTTGCAGGCCCTCAGTGACTCAGGCGAGATCGATGTGCTACGCACCGATGACGGCGAGGCCGTGTACCGGGCGTGCGCGACCGAGGCGCACCACCACCACCTGGTGTGCCGGAAGTGCAGCACAGCGATCGAGGTCGAGGGGCCGACGGTTGAGGCGTGGGCGGCCAACGTCGGGGCCCAGCACGGGTTCAGCGACGTGACCCACACGCTCGAGGTGTTCGGCACCTGCGCGGAGTGCGTCGCCGGGGACAACTGA
- a CDS encoding metal ABC transporter permease, giving the protein MIELLQYDFMQRAFAAALLVGLAAPMIGTFLVQRRLALLGDGIGHVALTGVALGFLTGTSPVLTALLVSAVGAVLIEVVRARARTSGDIALALLFYGGIAGGVLLIGIAPGQGSATLTAYLFGSVSSVSQQDVYVISGLALVVLAVVGYFGRELFVLCQDEDVARAHGLPVRLLSVVIAVTAALTVVIAMRVVGVLLVSALMVVPVAAAQQLSRSFRATMAVAVAIGMLSAVGGLAGAYYTGVAFGTDVAPGGAIVLLAIAVFGVAVLAGYLVRGRTRRPHASRHRGTDVTVGTEPQTDRGKVST; this is encoded by the coding sequence ATGATTGAGCTGCTCCAGTACGACTTCATGCAACGCGCTTTCGCCGCGGCGCTCCTCGTGGGGCTGGCCGCTCCCATGATCGGGACCTTCCTCGTGCAGCGCAGGCTCGCGCTGTTGGGGGACGGTATCGGACACGTCGCGCTGACCGGCGTCGCGCTGGGGTTCCTGACGGGAACCTCACCGGTCCTCACCGCACTGCTCGTCTCCGCTGTGGGGGCGGTACTGATCGAGGTGGTCCGGGCGCGGGCACGAACGAGCGGGGACATAGCGCTGGCGCTGCTGTTCTACGGCGGTATCGCCGGTGGCGTGCTGCTCATCGGGATCGCGCCCGGGCAGGGAAGCGCCACCCTGACCGCGTACCTGTTCGGTTCGGTGAGCAGCGTCAGCCAACAGGATGTGTACGTCATCTCCGGGCTCGCCCTGGTCGTGCTCGCCGTCGTCGGTTACTTCGGACGTGAACTGTTCGTCCTCTGCCAGGACGAGGACGTCGCACGCGCGCACGGGCTCCCGGTCCGGCTGCTGAGCGTCGTCATCGCGGTCACCGCGGCACTGACCGTGGTCATCGCCATGCGCGTGGTCGGAGTGCTGCTGGTGAGCGCGCTGATGGTCGTTCCGGTGGCCGCGGCCCAACAACTCAGCCGCAGCTTTCGGGCTACCATGGCCGTGGCGGTGGCGATCGGGATGCTCTCGGCCGTGGGGGGCCTCGCCGGCGCCTACTACACCGGCGTGGCGTTCGGCACCGATGTCGCGCCCGGTGGCGCCATCGTACTGCTGGCAATCGCCGTGTTCGGTGTGGCGGTTCTCGCGGGCTATCTGGTGCGCGGACGCACCAGGCGGCCACACGCCAGCCGGCACCGCGGCACGGACGTTACGGTCGGTACGGAGCCCCAGACCGACCGGGGGAAGGTATCGACGTGA
- a CDS encoding metal ABC transporter ATP-binding protein, which produces MSTDSIRSTGEQRHGSDVAAFHVSGAVVAYDRTPVLHGATFDIPAGETLAILGPNGSGKTTLMRAMLGLTPLTEGTIDIHGVPLERFRDWGRIGYVPQRLSAGGGVPATVREIVASGQVAHRRRLRRASRTDRAAIEEALAAVGLSERAGDSVHELSGGQQQRVLIARTLAGRPDTFVMDEPMAGVDAESQHALAGTVSRLNERGATVVLVLHELGPLHPLIQRSITLSGGVITRDGPPPAAGDECLVPRSAAVPGEGSGIPAEHDHVHPHADEPPASAALPNIEVPPHD; this is translated from the coding sequence GTGTCCACCGATTCCATCCGCAGCACAGGCGAACAGCGGCACGGTTCCGACGTAGCCGCTTTCCACGTCTCCGGTGCCGTGGTCGCCTACGACCGCACACCCGTGCTGCACGGCGCCACCTTCGACATCCCCGCCGGGGAGACCCTGGCGATCCTGGGACCCAACGGGTCCGGGAAAACCACTCTCATGCGCGCGATGCTCGGTCTCACCCCGCTCACCGAGGGCACGATCGACATACACGGTGTTCCACTCGAACGGTTCCGTGACTGGGGGCGCATCGGCTACGTCCCCCAGCGGCTGAGCGCCGGGGGAGGTGTTCCCGCCACGGTCCGCGAGATCGTCGCCTCCGGACAGGTGGCGCACCGCAGGAGGCTGCGCCGCGCTTCCCGGACGGACCGTGCCGCCATCGAGGAGGCACTGGCCGCGGTGGGGCTGTCCGAACGCGCCGGCGACTCGGTACACGAGCTCTCGGGAGGGCAACAGCAGCGTGTCCTCATCGCACGGACACTCGCCGGAAGACCGGACACCTTCGTGATGGACGAACCCATGGCCGGGGTGGACGCGGAGAGCCAACACGCGCTCGCCGGCACCGTCTCCCGCCTCAACGAGCGGGGGGCGACGGTCGTCCTCGTACTGCACGAACTCGGACCGTTGCACCCTCTCATCCAACGCAGCATCACCCTGTCCGGCGGGGTCATAACACGGGACGGCCCGCCGCCGGCCGCCGGTGACGAGTGCCTCGTCCCCCGCTCCGCCGCGGTTCCGGGCGAGGGGTCCGGAATCCCCGCCGAGCACGACCACGTGCATCCGCACGCCGACGAGCCGCCCGCCTCAGCGGCCCTGCCGAACATCGAGGTTCCCCCGCATGATTGA
- a CDS encoding DUF6703 family protein translates to MPPDRDRKRRNRPAPRQRPLPEGDTFYTPHAGPLRHTVERRSAVPLLVLHNAPRWTLPVTMAVVFIVGLLAAGVVGAVLLAALGGFFGWLAFLAWPNLRSRDRAMRVAVILILLSLGILQSGLF, encoded by the coding sequence GTGCCACCCGACCGCGACCGAAAGCGCCGGAACCGTCCCGCCCCCCGACAACGCCCCCTCCCGGAGGGTGACACGTTCTACACTCCCCACGCGGGACCACTACGTCATACTGTGGAGCGCCGCAGTGCGGTTCCCCTGCTGGTGTTGCACAACGCGCCACGCTGGACGCTCCCCGTCACGATGGCGGTTGTCTTCATCGTAGGCCTACTGGCGGCGGGGGTGGTCGGTGCCGTGCTACTCGCCGCCCTCGGAGGGTTCTTCGGGTGGCTGGCTTTCCTCGCCTGGCCGAACCTGCGCTCCAGGGACCGCGCCATGCGGGTGGCCGTCATCCTCATCCTGCTCAGTCTGGGGATACTCCAAAGCGGACTATTTTGA
- a CDS encoding bifunctional glycosyltransferase/CDP-glycerol:glycerophosphate glycerophosphotransferase: protein MPELSVIVVFDVTEPHLSPCLASLTGQTAASDGDLEVVLAPVRHSPAPEGEHGTVVRAVDGEDGTELADAEVPGGDEEAGTGTAPVEEADPAEGEEPAESGESEAADTLREEGAAAARAFAANPPRGIEATMVGHSSAGRAEARRIGAEAASGEYLMFLDGADRLTSYALAYLLETLKASGADVATGNVYRFNELGTRPSRAHQKPCGRQRTCTNVRSVPSLLGDRLYGNKLWRRSFWENLPRTDVADPDTDLAVVRALFAATAVDVLPAPVHLCRDRERTDDYRDVATLTRRIAAVAELSSALPESDRNVWDHRALCHDVCSVLLRMDDADQQARERFYELVGNQYLGRVDRHVLDRLSPLHRLNYYLVRQRQDARLLELLTFQKSVELKKAPLVRRGVHYYIKYPFFEDKDSGIPREVYRVGPDLKVRQKTENVEWRGGQLVVSGRVGIAHLRARRRWQQQLVAFAVNPATGRRVSVPVRMRRAAEYRLADRPDAARHDYGGFEVTVNPEKLRVSGSWQAAEWQLELVVINRGIVRRRTIANPVSGQPQRPPYQRIAGDVWIRPTWNQDGKLSIDVDPLRARVIECRRENRDGGAGLRIAGELVAPPAAHARELRLTRLPGTAVLHYPLRCTGGRFEASVPVSEVVERAVAEGEGQLSQEQWRVELVTHEGNTVPLILPDALETAVYPADGNQQEVAVQRTSTGHLQLRAGWAHPVLHEARWSGDELELVGSYTAASELELVFAARGREEEHLLTLHRDGGTFRARFSPSRIPTLSGTLPLSAGSYQLWARVRAADGNTSGVRVEISPDSVRELPVSLEKPERSYTFADAGFDTPILRVGSDLFPEERGSFAQRQLRENVYPVLRTQELREEVFFDSFTGRQFSDSPHSIYTALRSRGGSWADYPMSWLVSDGQVSLPDDVRQVRYHGREFYESLARSRYIVTNSRQPAWFDRRSDQVVVQTWHGSMLKRIGFDIENIRGKSRDYHEKLSWETQQWDYLVSPSPWATPILRRAFRFDGEILETGYPRNDIFFSPDRDAIAERTRQRLGLPPDKKVVLYAPTWRDDKYYTRGKHKLDLHLDLYRMYEKLGEDHVLLVRRHPRVVDSVPTVGTNFVYDVSLYPEIMELFLVTDVLVTDYSSMMFDFANTGRPMLFFTYDIESYRDSLRGFYFDFEETAPGPLLKRSDDVIDALLNIGEVSDRYGSAYRRFTDQFCPLDDGNAAARVVDRVFGRG from the coding sequence GTGCCGGAACTTAGCGTCATCGTCGTATTCGACGTCACCGAACCCCACCTGTCCCCGTGCCTGGCCTCACTCACCGGGCAGACCGCAGCATCCGACGGCGATCTCGAGGTCGTCCTCGCTCCCGTGCGGCACAGTCCGGCTCCCGAGGGGGAACACGGAACCGTGGTCCGCGCGGTGGACGGCGAGGACGGGACAGAGCTCGCGGACGCCGAGGTGCCCGGCGGGGATGAGGAGGCCGGAACCGGTACCGCGCCCGTGGAGGAGGCGGATCCGGCCGAGGGGGAGGAACCTGCCGAGTCCGGGGAGAGCGAGGCCGCCGACACCCTGCGTGAGGAGGGGGCGGCGGCCGCCCGCGCCTTTGCGGCCAACCCGCCCCGGGGCATTGAGGCCACGATGGTGGGACACAGCTCCGCTGGGCGCGCGGAGGCCCGTAGGATCGGTGCCGAAGCCGCGAGCGGCGAGTACCTGATGTTCCTGGACGGGGCGGACCGGCTCACCAGCTATGCGCTCGCCTACCTCCTGGAGACTCTGAAGGCCTCCGGGGCGGACGTGGCCACGGGCAACGTCTACCGGTTCAACGAGCTCGGCACGCGCCCCTCCCGGGCGCACCAGAAACCCTGCGGCAGACAGCGTACGTGCACGAACGTGCGCTCCGTTCCCTCGCTGCTCGGCGACCGGCTGTACGGCAACAAACTGTGGCGGCGTTCCTTCTGGGAGAACCTGCCACGCACCGACGTCGCCGACCCCGACACCGATCTCGCCGTTGTCCGTGCGCTCTTCGCCGCCACGGCGGTGGACGTGCTTCCAGCACCGGTCCATCTGTGCCGGGACAGGGAGAGGACCGACGACTACCGTGACGTCGCGACCCTGACCCGGCGCATCGCGGCTGTCGCCGAGCTGTCGTCGGCTCTTCCGGAAAGCGACAGGAACGTGTGGGACCACCGTGCGCTCTGCCACGACGTGTGCTCCGTGCTCCTGCGGATGGACGACGCCGACCAGCAGGCCCGGGAGCGGTTCTACGAACTGGTCGGCAACCAGTATCTGGGGAGGGTCGACCGCCACGTGCTGGACAGGCTCTCACCGTTGCACAGGCTGAACTACTACCTGGTGCGGCAGCGTCAGGATGCGCGGCTGTTGGAACTGCTCACCTTCCAGAAGAGCGTGGAGCTCAAGAAAGCCCCCCTCGTCCGTCGGGGCGTGCACTACTACATCAAGTACCCCTTTTTCGAGGACAAGGATTCCGGAATCCCGCGGGAGGTGTACCGGGTCGGCCCCGACCTGAAGGTGCGGCAGAAGACGGAGAACGTGGAATGGCGGGGCGGACAGCTCGTCGTCAGCGGACGGGTGGGCATCGCGCACCTGCGCGCGCGGCGCCGCTGGCAGCAACAGCTCGTGGCTTTCGCCGTCAATCCCGCGACAGGGCGGCGCGTTTCCGTCCCCGTCCGGATGCGACGCGCGGCGGAGTACCGGTTGGCGGACCGCCCGGACGCCGCCCGCCATGACTACGGGGGTTTCGAGGTCACCGTGAACCCGGAGAAACTCCGGGTGTCAGGCAGCTGGCAGGCCGCTGAGTGGCAGCTCGAGCTGGTCGTGATCAACCGGGGGATCGTACGCCGCCGGACCATTGCCAACCCTGTGTCAGGACAGCCGCAACGTCCTCCGTACCAGCGGATAGCGGGAGACGTGTGGATACGTCCCACCTGGAACCAGGACGGGAAACTGAGTATCGACGTCGACCCCCTTCGCGCGCGGGTGATCGAGTGCCGCCGCGAGAACCGCGACGGCGGAGCCGGGTTGCGGATCGCCGGGGAGCTCGTCGCGCCACCGGCCGCGCACGCACGGGAGCTGCGGCTTACCCGGCTTCCGGGTACCGCTGTGCTGCACTACCCGTTGCGGTGCACCGGGGGACGCTTCGAGGCCAGCGTTCCCGTCTCCGAGGTGGTGGAACGGGCGGTGGCCGAAGGGGAGGGGCAGCTGAGCCAGGAACAGTGGCGAGTCGAGCTGGTGACGCACGAGGGGAACACGGTCCCGCTGATCCTGCCGGACGCGCTGGAGACCGCGGTGTATCCCGCCGATGGCAACCAACAGGAGGTCGCCGTCCAGCGCACCAGCACCGGCCACCTGCAGCTGCGTGCCGGCTGGGCCCATCCGGTGCTCCACGAGGCTCGCTGGTCCGGCGATGAACTGGAACTGGTCGGAAGTTACACGGCCGCCTCCGAGCTCGAGCTGGTGTTCGCCGCGCGGGGGCGCGAGGAGGAGCACCTCCTTACGCTGCACCGGGACGGTGGGACGTTCCGGGCCCGTTTCTCCCCCTCCCGGATCCCCACACTCTCCGGGACGCTCCCGTTGTCCGCAGGCAGCTACCAGCTGTGGGCGCGCGTGCGGGCAGCGGACGGGAACACCAGCGGCGTCCGGGTCGAGATCTCTCCGGACTCGGTGCGGGAGCTGCCGGTGTCGTTGGAGAAACCGGAACGTTCCTACACGTTCGCGGACGCGGGATTCGACACCCCGATCCTCAGGGTCGGGAGCGACCTGTTTCCGGAGGAGCGCGGTTCGTTCGCGCAACGGCAGCTGCGGGAGAACGTGTATCCCGTGTTGCGGACGCAGGAGCTGCGCGAGGAGGTCTTCTTCGACAGTTTCACCGGAAGGCAGTTCTCCGACAGTCCGCACAGCATCTACACGGCCCTGCGGTCGCGGGGTGGGAGCTGGGCCGACTACCCGATGTCCTGGCTGGTCTCCGACGGTCAGGTGTCCCTGCCCGACGACGTCCGGCAGGTGCGCTACCACGGGCGGGAGTTCTACGAGTCCCTGGCCCGCTCACGGTACATCGTCACCAACTCCCGCCAGCCCGCGTGGTTCGACCGGCGCAGTGACCAGGTGGTGGTCCAGACCTGGCACGGTTCGATGCTCAAGCGGATCGGCTTCGACATCGAGAACATCCGTGGAAAGTCGCGCGACTACCACGAGAAGCTGTCATGGGAGACGCAGCAGTGGGACTACCTCGTTTCCCCCAGCCCGTGGGCGACACCGATCCTGCGCCGGGCGTTCCGCTTCGACGGGGAGATACTGGAGACGGGCTACCCGCGCAACGACATCTTCTTCTCCCCCGACCGGGACGCGATAGCCGAACGCACCCGTCAGCGTCTCGGCCTGCCACCGGACAAGAAGGTGGTGCTGTACGCGCCGACATGGCGGGACGACAAGTACTACACCAGGGGCAAACACAAGCTCGACCTGCACCTGGACCTGTACCGGATGTACGAGAAGCTGGGCGAGGACCACGTGCTGCTCGTCCGCCGGCACCCTCGGGTGGTGGACAGCGTTCCGACCGTCGGTACGAACTTCGTCTACGACGTGTCGCTGTACCCGGAGATCATGGAGCTATTCCTGGTCACCGACGTGCTGGTCACCGACTACTCGTCGATGATGTTCGACTTCGCCAACACCGGTCGGCCCATGCTCTTCTTCACCTACGACATCGAGAGTTACCGGGACAGCCTTCGCGGTTTCTACTTCGACTTCGAGGAGACCGCCCCCGGGCCGCTCCTGAAGAGGTCGGACGACGTGATAGACGCCCTGCTGAACATCGGTGAGGTGTCGGACCGGTACGGCTCCGCCTACAGGAGGTTCACCGACCAGTTCTGCCCACTGGATGACGGGAACGCGGCCGCACGTGTCGTGGACCGGGTGTTCGGCCGTGGCTAG